CAACCTCTCAGTCCGGCTACTGATCGTCGCCTTGGTGGGCCATTACCTCACCAACTAGCTAATCAGACGCGAGGCCATCTTTCAGCGATAAATCTTTGGTATGTCTGGGATGTCCCAATCATACTTCATGCGGTATTAGCAGTCGTTTCCAACTGTTGTCCCCCTCTGAAAGGCAGGTTCCTCACGCGTTACTCACCAGTCCGCCACTAAACATTCCCATCAATTGACCGAAGTCTCTTTCAAGGGTGTTCCGTTCGACTTGCATGTGTTAAGCACGCCGCCAGCGTTCGTCCTGAGCCAGGATCAAACTCTCCGTTTGATTTCTGGCGTGTTGCTCTCAAATTCGCTGACGATTTCGTCTTGCCGCTTGCGCGGCTTGACTAGTTTCTTTAGGACCCTTCACTTTTTACTCTTCTAAAAGAAAAGTAATGATGAAGTTTCTTTTGCTTTCTCTTTATTCTTTTTGTCATGGTGCCGCTTGCTTTGGTTTTTTCGGCGATGTGCCGTCCCGCGGCGAAGCAAGGAGTAGTATATAACGCTTTGGACTCCGCGTCAACCCTTTTTTAAGGCTTTTGGATAAGGACACCCGGCTTAGTGCAAGGCTTTTTTGCCGCTTTCTTTGCTAATATAGCGTATATCTTTGCTTACAAATTTGCTGATTTACAGGCACGGAAACTTTACCATTTTGCCGCAGGGAGGCCGTGATGATTTTCAACGCTGTATAATATGCCTATCAAAAAGATCGGAGGCGCTTGCATGAAATGGCAGATCAAGGTTTTTGACGAACTTACGGCATCTGAGGTTTATGATATTTTAAAGCTTCGCTGTGAAATTTTTATTGTCGAGCAGCAGTGCCATTATCCTGACGTGGACGGAGCGGACCGCGGCGCGTGGCAGCTCTTTTCTTATGCCGACGACGGAGGCCTTGCCGCCTCTATGCGCATCCTCCGGCCGGGGGTCACTTACGACGCTCTTGCGATGGGCCGCGTCGCCGTCGCGCCTCAGTTCAGAGGACGCGGGCTTGCGCGGGCGATGATGGAGCACGCGATAGATTTCGCGGCAAACAGGCTCGGGGAGAGAATAATAAAGATCGGCGCACAGGTTTATCTGATGGATTTTTACACCTCTCTCGGCTTTCGTCCGATCTCCGAAGAATATCCCGAAGACGGCATCCCGCACATTGATATGGCCTATGAGGCCGATGAGATTTAAGGAATCTTTTATTTGAACCTATTTATAGATGCAGCATAGCTTTTTGCCGCGCGTGGCTCTATTATATTGGGCGTGTTTATTCAATCGTTATAAGGGGAGCTTTGCGTGGCTAAAAAAGGAATGCTGCATATTTATTTTATGGTGGTGCTTGCTATACTCTTCTGGGGAGCGAGCTTCGCCGGAGCTAAGATGGCGCTGGAACAGGCCTCTCCGCTTCTTGTTATGACGCTGCGTTTTGTGCTCTCTCTTCCGGTGCTGGGAGCCGCCGCGCTTTTTATGGGCGAGATGAAGCTGCCTTCGGCAAAACAGGCGGCGATACTCGCTTCGCTTGGTTTTTTCGGCTTTTTCTTTCATCTCGGCATCCAGACTGTGGCGATGCAGACGTCGGGAACAGCGAACGCGAACTGGCAGATGACGGCCTCGCCGGCCCTTACGGCTCTGCTTGCCGCGCTCTTTCTTAAAGAAAAGATAAACGCGCGGGGCATTTGCGGTATAATCACGGCCTTTCTTGGCGTGGCGCTCGTTCTGAGCCTGGGCACGCGCGGCGCAGCCGGACTTTCCGCCTATAATTTTGGAGACTTCCTCATTACAGTTTCGATGCTGAACTGGGCCTCGTTCATGGTGATAACGCGCTGGCTTTTCAGCAAAGAACAATACCCTCCGGTCTTCACTCTCTTTTGGGAGATGATATTTGCGACGCTTATGTGCCTGCCGCTGCTTGCCGCGACTCACACGGGCATTTCCGTCGTCACGGGCTTTCGCTGGCAGACGTGGGGCGCGCTTGCGCTGCTTGGCTTTCTATGCTCGGGGCTTGCCTATCTCTTTTGGTACATCGCCGCCGCGCGCATACCCGTGGCGAAGCTGATGGTCTTTCAGTTTTTACAACCGCTGGTCGGCGTGCTCGTTGGATATTTCGTCATCGGCGAACGTTTTACCTTCTGGCTGTTTATAAGCGGCGCTATGATAATTTTGGGGGTATGGCTCGTCAATACTCAGCCGCACGCGCAGGATGCTCTCAATTCCCACGAAAAATAAAAAATACCGCGCCGAACATGCAGAGTGACGCCCATAGATAGTTGAGAGTCAGTTTTTCTTTCATCACGAAGACGGTGAAGCCGGCAAAAACGGCCATCGTTATTATCTCCTGCATTATTTTGAGCTGCGGCAGAGAATAGAGCGTGTGCCCCATCCGGTTTGCCGGCACCTGAAAGCAGTATTCAAAAAAAGCGATGCCCCAGCTGATGACGATGGCGGCGATGAGAGGCTTCATCCCAAGATATTTTAAGTGCCCGTACCAGGCGTATGTCATGAAAATATTTGAGACAAAAAGCATAATGATCGGAGCGGCGTATCTTATCATAAATTATCTTCCTTTTACAGACGCAGATTAAGCAATTTTACTCAGCATTGGTAATTATAGACTATATCCTTTTATATGTGACTGAGATATAATATGTACTATTAAATATTACATATAAACAACTAACTCAAAGGGGTGCTCTGTACATGGAAAAGTTTGACGCGATAATCATCGGATCAGGCAAAGGCGGAAAGGTGCTGGCGGGTCAGCTGGCGGGGCGAAGCGAGAAGGTCGCGCTCATAGAAAAATCAGATACGATGTACGGCGGAACGTGCCCGAGCGTCGGCTGCGTACCGACGAAATTCCTTGTAAACCGCGCGGATGAGGCGCGTCTTTTCGCATTCCCTACCTTTGAGGAAAAGGCGGCCTTTTACGCCAAGGCAATAGAGGCGAAAAAGGCGCTGCGCGCAAAGCTCAACGCCAAGATGTTCGCGGCCTTCAGCTCAAACCCAAACATCGACCTCATTACGGGGACGGCGGAGTTTACCGGGCCGCACAGCGTCATTGTAAGGGGCGGAGATTTCACGCGCGAGCTTTCTTCTGACAAAATAATTATTGACACCGGCTCAAAGCCGTTCATTCCTGACATAGAAGGGCTCGCCGCGGCGAAAAAGGTCTACACGAGCACTGAGATGCTTGAGCTTGACAAGCTGCCGCGCGACCTCGTCATTATAGGCGGCGGCAACATCGGGCTTGAGTTCGCCTCTATCTACAGCCGTTTTGGCGCAAACGTGACGGTGCTGCAGGACCTGGCGGAGTTCATGCCAAACGAGGACGCGGAGATAGCCTCCTGCGTCAAGGAGGCGCTTCTTGCCCAGGGAATAAAATTCCATTTTGGCGTGAAGGTGCTGTCGCTGCGCACAACTGGAGAAAAAACAACGGTAGCCTATCTTGCGGACGGCAGAGAATACAGCGCGGCGGCGGACGCGGTGCTGATATCAACGGGGCGCGTCCCAAACACCGACGGGCTTGGGCTTGACGCGGCGGGCGTTGCGCAGACTCCGCGCGGCGCGGTGGCCGTGGACGAAAGGATGCGGACAAACGTCACAGGCGTCTGGGCCATCGGCGACGTCACAGGCGGCGCGCAGTTCACCTATATATCACAGGACGACGCGCGGATAGTATTGTCCGACATGACGGACGGCGTGAGAACCAACGTCGGGCGCAACATCCCTTACAGCGTATTTCTTTCGCCTACTCTGTCGCGCGTAGGCCTCACCGAAAAGGCGGCGCGTGCAAAAAATATAGAGGTCAAAACTGCGACGCTGCTGCCGACGTCGCTTCCGCGCGCGCATGCGATGGAGCGCTACACAGGGATGCTCAAAGCCGTGGTCGATGCAAACAGCGGACTTATTCTCGGCGTTTCGCTCTTCTGCGACGAATCTCACGAAATGATAAACATCGTGACGCTCGCGATGAACGAAAATATCAAATACACCGCTCTGCGTGACATGATATTTACGCACCCTGTAATGAGCGAGGCGATGAACGACCTTTTCGGCGGCGTAAAATAGCACGGCGCAAAACGGGTTGGAGGCTCTTGACAAGCTCTGCTGATTCTTTTAAAATTCCTCTCAATTAAACATGGAGCAGGCGATGTCGGTTTGACCGACGTGGGGCTGGGCTGGGACAACAACCCGGCAGCGTGACTGAAATTCAGGGCCGCGGGACCGTTATTAGACGATCCTGCGGCTCTTTTTATATATTCGGCGGCAGAGACATAGAAATTTAAAGGAGAGTTTTTTATGGAGACCACGGAAAAATATTGCGGACTGACAAATGAAGAGGCGGCGGCTGCGCGCGCGAAATTCGGCGCAAACAGCCTTACGGAGGAAAGGAAAAATTCCCCGCTTATCAAAGTGTTGAAGTTCTTCACGGAGCCGGTCTTCCTGCTGCTCATCGGTGCCGCCTGCATATATTTCTTCCTTGGGGAGCCTCGGGACGGCATACTCATGCTCGTCTTCGTCATCTTCATGGGCGGCATAAACATCTATCAGGAGTGGAAAACGGACAAGACGCTTTCCGCGCTCAAATCGCTCTCTTCGCCCAAAGTGAAACTCATAAGAAACGGCGCCATCATCTCCGTACCGTCGGAGGAGGTCGTACCGGGCGACGTGATGCTGCTTTCGGAGGGAGAGCGCATCTCGGCCGACGCGCGCGTGCTTGAAGCGGACGGCTTTGGCGTGGACGAATCTACGCTTACAGGAGAGGCCGATATAGTATGGAAGGCGCGGCAGGAGACTGGGGCCGACTCTCGCCACTGGCGGACGGACCACTGCTACGCCGGGACAAGCGTAGTAGCTGGGCGCGCCGTAGCCTGCGTGACGGCTACCGGACTTGCAACGGAATACGGAAAAATCGGAAAAGACGTAGCTGACGCTCCCGACCGCCCGACGCCGCTTGAAAGGCAGACGCGAAAGCTTGTCCGCGACTGTTCGATATTCAGCTTCGTCATGCTGCTTTTTGTCATCGCGGCCACATGGCGCACAGGCGCGTCGCTTGTAGAATCGGCGCTTGCCGGCATCACCATAGCGATGGCGACCATACCGGAGGAATTCCCGGTAGTTTTGACGGTCTTTCTTGCGCTCGGCGCGTGGAGGCTTGCGAAACGCAACGCGCTCATTCGGCGCATCCCGTCGGTTGAGACGCTGGGCGCGGTAACGGTGCTATGCGTGGACAAGACAGGCACCCTTACGGAAAACCGCATGACATTAAAAGAACTGACGCCGCTTTTGGGCAACGCGGAAAAACTGCTTGCTGAGACCGCGGCGCTCGCCTCGGAGACAGACCCGTACGATCCGATGGAGCGCGCGATTTTAAAGAAAGCCGCAGAAAGCGGCATCGACGTAAAAAAATTGCAGTCGCACAGGCTCGTGCATGAATACCCCTTCTCGTCGGAGTCGCGCATGATGGCCCATATCTGGGAGATAGACGGCAAAAAATACGCCGCGGCAAAGGGCTCGCCGGAGAATATTTTCAAACTCTGCTCGCTTAGCAAAACGCAGCTTGCGGAGGCGGAGCTTGCACAGCAAAGGCTGGCGGACGCCGGCTGCCGTGTGCTCGCCGTGGCGCGCGCGGAGATGAAAGAGATACCGGACAAGATGACTGACTGCACCCTGTCACTTGTCGGCCTCGCCGCCTTCATAGACCCTCCGCGCGAGAACGTGCCAGCCTCGATAAAGGCCTGCGCCGACGCTGGAGTACGCGTCGTCATGATAACCGGAGACAACAGCTCCACCGCGCACAGGATAGCCCACGAGGTGGGGCTTGGCGAAAGCGAAGAGGAACATGTGATGATAACGGGAGAAGAGCTAGACGCGCTTGACGAAAGTTCTGAAAAATTCAAAGACGTCACTATTTTTTCAAGGATACTTCCTCGCGAGAAGATGCAGATAGTAAAGGCGCTGCGCGCGCGAGGCGAGATAGTCGCCATGACCGGCGACGGTGTGAACGACGCGCCAGCGCTGAAATACGCGGACATAGGCATCGCGATGGGCGGACGCGGCACGGAGGTGGCGCGCGAGGCGGCGGACATGGTGCTGCTTGACGACAACTTCTCCACCATTGTAAGCACCATACGCGACGGCCGGAAAATATACGATAACATCCGCAAGGCTATGGAATATGTGATGGTCATACACTTCCCCATCGCGCTCTCCGCGCTTGCTGCGCCGCTTTTGGGGCTGCCGGTGCTGCTGTCGCCGATACACGTCGTGCTGCTTGAACTGATAATCGACCCCACCTGCTCGATAATATTTGAGGGACAGCCGGCGGAGAAGGACATAATGAAGAGGCCGCCGCGCCCCGTCTCGTCGCCCATCGTAACTCGCGCCATCTTCTGCAAGGCGCTGCTGCAGGGGCTTGCCATATTCGCCGCGGCATTCGGCTCCTACTATCTGCTCCTCGGCCGCGGCGAGGACCACGCGCGTACCTTCTTCCTCTCGGTGCTGGTGCTTTCTAATCTATTCCTCGTCTACGTCAACCGTTCGGAGAAAGATTTCGCCTTTTCAAAGAGTGCCGCCACGGATAAAGTCGCGTGGTTCGTAAACATCGGGATACTTGCGGCACTCATCCTCATGTCCTCGGTAAAACCTATCGCCGCGGCGACAAAGCTGAGCGCGCTTACGTTCTCTGAATTTATCCTCTGCATCGCGGCGGCGGCCGCCGCCACATTATGGTGGGAGGGCGTGAAGTGGATGCGCCGGATCTCGGAGCGGGCATAAATAAATTATCAGAATTATCAGATGAAAAACTATATAATTTTTCTTTTTTAAAAAAATAATAATATAAAGTTGCTAACACGACCCCGTAATGCTATCATTAAACAACTGTATGGAGCAATAGTTGGGAGATGATAAAATGAAAATAGGCAAAATGGTTGCCGTTGTGGATTCGCATACATGCGGAGAGCCTACGAGAATCGTCATCGGAG
This window of the Cloacibacillus sp. genome carries:
- a CDS encoding DMT family protein; amino-acid sequence: MIRYAAPIIMLFVSNIFMTYAWYGHLKYLGMKPLIAAIVISWGIAFFEYCFQVPANRMGHTLYSLPQLKIMQEIITMAVFAGFTVFVMKEKLTLNYLWASLCMFGAVFFIFRGN
- a CDS encoding DMT family transporter — translated: MAKKGMLHIYFMVVLAILFWGASFAGAKMALEQASPLLVMTLRFVLSLPVLGAAALFMGEMKLPSAKQAAILASLGFFGFFFHLGIQTVAMQTSGTANANWQMTASPALTALLAALFLKEKINARGICGIITAFLGVALVLSLGTRGAAGLSAYNFGDFLITVSMLNWASFMVITRWLFSKEQYPPVFTLFWEMIFATLMCLPLLAATHTGISVVTGFRWQTWGALALLGFLCSGLAYLFWYIAAARIPVAKLMVFQFLQPLVGVLVGYFVIGERFTFWLFISGAMIILGVWLVNTQPHAQDALNSHEK
- a CDS encoding FAD-dependent oxidoreductase, with amino-acid sequence MEKFDAIIIGSGKGGKVLAGQLAGRSEKVALIEKSDTMYGGTCPSVGCVPTKFLVNRADEARLFAFPTFEEKAAFYAKAIEAKKALRAKLNAKMFAAFSSNPNIDLITGTAEFTGPHSVIVRGGDFTRELSSDKIIIDTGSKPFIPDIEGLAAAKKVYTSTEMLELDKLPRDLVIIGGGNIGLEFASIYSRFGANVTVLQDLAEFMPNEDAEIASCVKEALLAQGIKFHFGVKVLSLRTTGEKTTVAYLADGREYSAAADAVLISTGRVPNTDGLGLDAAGVAQTPRGAVAVDERMRTNVTGVWAIGDVTGGAQFTYISQDDARIVLSDMTDGVRTNVGRNIPYSVFLSPTLSRVGLTEKAARAKNIEVKTATLLPTSLPRAHAMERYTGMLKAVVDANSGLILGVSLFCDESHEMINIVTLAMNENIKYTALRDMIFTHPVMSEAMNDLFGGVK
- a CDS encoding GNAT family N-acetyltransferase encodes the protein MKWQIKVFDELTASEVYDILKLRCEIFIVEQQCHYPDVDGADRGAWQLFSYADDGGLAASMRILRPGVTYDALAMGRVAVAPQFRGRGLARAMMEHAIDFAANRLGERIIKIGAQVYLMDFYTSLGFRPISEEYPEDGIPHIDMAYEADEI
- a CDS encoding cation-translocating P-type ATPase; this translates as METTEKYCGLTNEEAAAARAKFGANSLTEERKNSPLIKVLKFFTEPVFLLLIGAACIYFFLGEPRDGILMLVFVIFMGGINIYQEWKTDKTLSALKSLSSPKVKLIRNGAIISVPSEEVVPGDVMLLSEGERISADARVLEADGFGVDESTLTGEADIVWKARQETGADSRHWRTDHCYAGTSVVAGRAVACVTATGLATEYGKIGKDVADAPDRPTPLERQTRKLVRDCSIFSFVMLLFVIAATWRTGASLVESALAGITIAMATIPEEFPVVLTVFLALGAWRLAKRNALIRRIPSVETLGAVTVLCVDKTGTLTENRMTLKELTPLLGNAEKLLAETAALASETDPYDPMERAILKKAAESGIDVKKLQSHRLVHEYPFSSESRMMAHIWEIDGKKYAAAKGSPENIFKLCSLSKTQLAEAELAQQRLADAGCRVLAVARAEMKEIPDKMTDCTLSLVGLAAFIDPPRENVPASIKACADAGVRVVMITGDNSSTAHRIAHEVGLGESEEEHVMITGEELDALDESSEKFKDVTIFSRILPREKMQIVKALRARGEIVAMTGDGVNDAPALKYADIGIAMGGRGTEVAREAADMVLLDDNFSTIVSTIRDGRKIYDNIRKAMEYVMVIHFPIALSALAAPLLGLPVLLSPIHVVLLELIIDPTCSIIFEGQPAEKDIMKRPPRPVSSPIVTRAIFCKALLQGLAIFAAAFGSYYLLLGRGEDHARTFFLSVLVLSNLFLVYVNRSEKDFAFSKSAATDKVAWFVNIGILAALILMSSVKPIAAATKLSALTFSEFILCIAAAAAATLWWEGVKWMRRISERA